TTGCCCAACGGATGGGGCGGACGGGCGGCGGCGACCAGCGTTGGCCCGCCATCTGCCGTTGCCGGGGCGGGATCCTGGCTGGCCCCGGCGGCAAACACGGCTTTTTCCTGCCAGTATTCCAGCACCACCAGTTGCGCCGGGATGTAGTCCAGCTCTTCCTTGACCTTGGTGAAAAACGTGCGGGTCGCCCCGGCTTTTTCCGCATCACCCAACAACAGCTCCACCCGTTGGCGCTTCAGCCCGGGCGGGAAGCCGCGCTGGCGTTGGCTGGGGCGGGGCCTGGCGGGTTCCGCCTCCGGCAGTCGTCCGGCGATGTCCTCCAGCGCGGTTGCCAACTCGGCTTCATCAAACAGGTCAATCTGGAAGGGGAGCTTTTCAGACTGGGCGCTAAACCGCTGTATTTTGGCCAGGCGCAGCATTTCTTCCAGGAGCTGGATATGGTGGTCACGCTGTTTCAGGACGGCGGCAAATTCCGCCTCTTGCTGCGCCAGCAACTGGCGCAGGCGGGCAGCGTCCAGGTCGCTATGGGATGTGGTTTTGGGGGCTGGCGGCGGTGCTAAATCCATGGGTTAAATGATAACAAAATCATCAGGATAAGTCGCTAAAACAGCGCCCCGTAGCACAACTTTTTATGCCCTTTGAGCAGGCTGATGTCATAACCGTCCAGCAGCCAGTTGATCTGCTGGGCCGTCAGCGCCATCACCCCGCCATCCCCCGTTTGCGGCCAATGGAACTTCTCTTCCGCCAGGGCTTTGTAATACAGCACAAAGCCATTGTCTTCCCAATACAGGCATTTGATTTTCGTGCGCTGGCGGTTGGTGAAGGCGTACAGCGCCCCGGCAAACGGGTCGTGGCCCAATTCCTGCGCCACGATCGCCGCCAGCCCCTGGGCGGCCTTGCGGAAATCAATGGGCGGGCGGTAAAGGTAAATGTCCGGCATCTCCCCGGCGGGGCGGAAATAACGGGCCATTACAACTGCCCCAGCAACCGGCGCAGCAAGGCCACATTGCCGGGGTGGATATTCCTGATCACCAGGCCATTCGGCAGGGACAGCTCCAGGCCATCGCCCGTCCGGGCGTCTGTCCCCGGCTGCGCCGGGCGGACAGTCACGAAACCGGAAGGCTCTGGCAATACCGGGCGTTTGCCATCCCCGGGCGGCTTGCCCGCCGTACCGCATAATTTGCGCCGCCAGTAGACAAAGCCGTGGTAACTCAACTGTTCCTGTTCACAATACTGGACTCCGGAAAGGCCGGAGGACTGGAAGCGTTGGAGCTGGGCTTGCCAGTACGCCAGACGCCCATCTTGACCTGGATTCATCGTGTTCTCCCATGCAATCTGTTGCTGATGGGCTGAGTGTCCGGGATTACGTGGGGCGCTGAAAGGAGGGGGATTTAGAAGCGCTTACGTTCCCGCGCTTCCTTCAGGTCGTGCAGCAACTTCGTCGACAGGTGCAGCAGTTCCTCCGGCGTGAGCTTGGCAAGGTACTGGCTGTTAAGCTGTTTGAGGCTGTGGTCTTTCAGTTGCTGGGGCATCGCCGCAGTGTCGCAGATTTAGAAGATATTGGTAAGGGGGGAGTGATCAACTACAATCCAACAAGCACTCTCCAACAAGCACTCTCTCTTCCTCCTCCCCCTGGCAAGGGGGAGGCCGGGTGGGGGTCATCTTCAGATTGAGGAAAAACGTATGTTGACATACCCAATTAAAATCGAAGGGCTCAAAGGCGTAGGCAGCGTCGAGTTAAACCTACAGGAAAACCAGCGAGTTTATACCCTGATAGGTGCTAATGGTGTAGGCAAAACCAAGACACTCGAAGCGTTGTTTCAGGTTTTATTAGCAACCAATGAAGCGTTCGCTAACTATCAAACAGGTTGGGGAATAGCTTTATGTTTCCGTGAAATTCAGCATATACCTTTACCCACATCACTAACGGCAAATGGAATACGTGATCAGCTAACGGCACAATTTCCCTCACATCATCTGCCAATAGTATTTCTTGCTTCGCAGAACCGGGGATTTATCCAACACGACAACA
The sequence above is drawn from the Thiothrix nivea DSM 5205 genome and encodes:
- the tnpA gene encoding IS66 family insertion sequence element accessory protein TnpA; protein product: MNPGQDGRLAYWQAQLQRFQSSGLSGVQYCEQEQLSYHGFVYWRRKLCGTAGKPPGDGKRPVLPEPSGFVTVRPAQPGTDARTGDGLELSLPNGLVIRNIHPGNVALLRRLLGQL
- the tnpB gene encoding IS66 family insertion sequence element accessory protein TnpB (TnpB, as the term is used for proteins encoded by IS66 family insertion elements, is considered an accessory protein, since TnpC, encoded by a neighboring gene, is a DDE family transposase.); this encodes MARYFRPAGEMPDIYLYRPPIDFRKAAQGLAAIVAQELGHDPFAGALYAFTNRQRTKIKCLYWEDNGFVLYYKALAEEKFHWPQTGDGGVMALTAQQINWLLDGYDISLLKGHKKLCYGALF